In one Myotis daubentonii chromosome 1, mMyoDau2.1, whole genome shotgun sequence genomic region, the following are encoded:
- the SMIM20 gene encoding small integral membrane protein 20 isoform X1, whose product MSQNLRTALIFGGFISLIGAAFYPIYFRPLMRPEEYKKEQAINRAGIVQEDVQPPGNEKAVTSSDYEIRHLHALHSAASAINHLI is encoded by the exons ATGTCCCAGAACCTTCGGACCGCGCTCATTTTCGGCGGCTTCATCTCCTTGATCGGCGCCGCCTTCTACCCCATCTACTTCCGGCCCCTAATGCGGCCGGAGGAATACA AGAAGGAACAAGCTATAAACCGGGCTGGCATTGTTCAAGAAGACGTGCAGCCACCAG GAAATGAGAAGGCTGTCACCAGCTCTGATTATGAAATTAGACATCTTCATGCTCTCCATTCTGCAGCAAGTGCGATAAATCACCTCATATAG
- the SMIM20 gene encoding small integral membrane protein 20 isoform X2 has protein sequence MSQNLRTALIFGGFISLIGAAFYPIYFRPLMRPEEYKKEQAINRAGIVQEDVQPPGLKVWSDPFGRK, from the exons ATGTCCCAGAACCTTCGGACCGCGCTCATTTTCGGCGGCTTCATCTCCTTGATCGGCGCCGCCTTCTACCCCATCTACTTCCGGCCCCTAATGCGGCCGGAGGAATACA AGAAGGAACAAGCTATAAACCGGGCTGGCATTGTTCAAGAAGACGTGCAGCCACCAG GGTTAAAAGTGTGGTCTGATCCATTTGGCAGGAAATGA
- the SMIM20 gene encoding small integral membrane protein 20 isoform X3: MSQNLRTALIFGGFISLIGAAFYPIYFRPLMRPEEYRNEKAVTSSDYEIRHLHALHSAASAINHLI; the protein is encoded by the exons ATGTCCCAGAACCTTCGGACCGCGCTCATTTTCGGCGGCTTCATCTCCTTGATCGGCGCCGCCTTCTACCCCATCTACTTCCGGCCCCTAATGCGGCCGGAGGAATACA GAAATGAGAAGGCTGTCACCAGCTCTGATTATGAAATTAGACATCTTCATGCTCTCCATTCTGCAGCAAGTGCGATAAATCACCTCATATAG